The DNA window ACGAGCTCCTTATAAGGGATTTTGCGGAGGAGAGAAGTTTTAATTCAGTACTCAATAAAATTCCATATTTAAAAAATTTGGGTATCAATGCATTGGAATTAATGCCTGTAAACGAATTTGAGGGCAATGACAGTTGGGGATACAACCCTTCATTTCATGCCGCATTGGATAAATATTATGGCACTCAGGAACAATTGAAAAAGTTAATTGATGTTTGTCACGAAAATGGGATTGCAGTTGTACTGGATGTTGTTTTTAATCATGCGTTTAGTCAATGTCCGTTGGTGCAGATGTATTGGGATGCAGCGAGTAACAGACCTGCAGCAAACTCCCCCTATTTTAATATGGTTGCACGCCATCCATTTAATGTAGGATATGATTTTAATCATGAAAGCAAATACACAAGGGCTTATGTTAAGCAGGTTTTGGAACATTGGTTGAAGGAATACCATGTTGATGGATTTCGATTTGATCTGTCAAAAGGTTTTACCCAATTCAACAGCGGAAGTGATGCATCTCTGATGTCCAGATACGATGCAAGTCGTATCGCTATTCTGAAAGATTATGGAAATTTGGTAAAGAGTCAGAATCCTAATGCCTATGTAATTTTGGAACACTTTGCAGATAATGCAGAGGAGAAAGAATTGTCTGAAAGTGGATTTTTACTTTGGGGTAATATGAATTATAATTTCAATCAGGCTTCCATGGGTTACGGTTCCAATGATCTGAATTCTTCTCTGGCTGTAAAGAGGGGATGGTCTAAGAATCATTTGATCTCTTATATGGAAAGTCATGATGAAGAAAGGCTCAATTTTAAAAATTTGCAATATGGAAATGGAACCGGGAATTACAACATAAAACAATTGAATACGGCGATCGACAGGCAAAAATTGGTCCATCTGTTTTATCTGTTGATGCCGGGACCTAAGATGATTTGGCAAAATGGCGAAGTGGGTTATGATTATTCCATCAATCACTGTATCGATGGAACCATCAATACAAATTGTCGACTTGCTCCGAAGCCGATAAGAGCTGATTATTTTGCCCATCCCTCCCGAAAGTCACTGTACGATTTTATTGCAAAAGTGAATGCTTTTAAAAACCAGTCCGGACTTATCCAAAATGCTGTATTTGAATCCTCTTTGGGAGAGGGGTTGATCAAATGGATGAAATTTATTTCAACGGATCTTAATGCTTTTGTGGTTGGGAATTTTGACATTGTAACCAGAAATCCCGAAGTCCAATTTCCACATACGGGCAGATGGTACAATGTTTTGGATGGAACGAGTTTATTAATAAATGATCCCAAATACATATTGAGTCTGGTTCCCGGAGATCATCGTTTGTATGTAGATCAATCAGGTTGGAACACTGTGGGTACCCATGAATCTTGGGATGCTAGGGATTTGATTCGCATATATCCTAATCCAACTTCAGGAAATGTACATTTTGAATCATATGAGGAATTTGATCGAGTTGACATTTACAATTTGGATGGTATTCAAGTGTTGTCAGAAAAATTTTCACCCGTTAAGACGATAGAATTGAACATTGAAAAGCAAATTGCACAAGGAATTTATTTTTGTAGAATATTTTCACTTGGCAAAATGATAGCCACTTCAAAATTGACAATTTATTAGACAGTGTTTTAATTGTGATCAGAAATGCAGACCCTCATCATGTAAATTTAATTTACATTAAGGTTAATTTCGATGACTCTTACGCCATGCGGAGGAACTTCGATCTCATTGCCCATATCGACTTTGTTGAAAATATCAAAGCAGTTTGTAATCTTATCAGAAAATATATCTACCAGTTCTTTTTTTCTTATGACAGAATCCGTATTGATCATACAAAGTAATATTTTATTCCGGTGCTTTAGGTAGGAGATGTATAAGTTATCCTTGCAAAGGAACTGAGTGAATTGTGCATTTTTGTAAAAGTCTTTATGGTTAGCCCGATATGAACTCAAGACATTAAAATAATCAAAGGCCTCTTTATTTTTATTCTTTAAATTAGAAGAAATGAAATAGTTGATGCTGTCTTCTTTCCAACCACCTGGAAAATCTTCCCTTACCAGACCGTCCGGATTTGCATAATTTTTCATAAGAATCTCTGTTCCGTAATAAATAGCAGGGATACCTCTCAGGCAAAACAGCAATGCAATTGCTTGTTTCCACTTATCAAGATCCTCACCCAAAATAGAATATATTCTACTTAGGTCGTGGTTGTCCAAAAATATGAGATTATGCTCCGGGTGGTAATAATTAAAGTCCTGTGCGAGGGTGGCATGTAATTTTGCTACCCCACCATCCCAGCTGTATGGTTTTGTAAGTGCTTCATGAATGGCAAAGGCGAGTGGAAAATCTTTAATTTGTGTGGGTGACTTTTGCTTTCCAAGATATTCTTCACTGTTAAAATAGGCGAGTACTCCTGGTGCGTTGACCCAGGTTTCCTGAAATATTTTTATGGACGGATCATAATGTTGAATGGCGTGCAGCCACTTTCCCATAAAAGTCTTGTCTGAATAAAACCAGGTGTCTACCCTTATGCCATCAAGATCTGCATATTCACACCACCAGATGGAATATTGGATGAGATATTTTCCTAAGACTATTTGATCCTGATTTAGATCAGGCATGCTTTTATCAAACCAACCCTCCAGAGTTAATTTTTTATCAACCGATGAGGCATGAGGATCAACCAAGGGCAATGCTTGATAATTTGTCCTGGTAAATGTATCCCATTGATGAAGCCAATTATCATTCGGCAAATCTTTTATAAAATAGTGTTCAGTGCCACAATGATTAAAAACCAGGTCCATGATCACTTTTATTTTTTTTTCATGAGCGGACTTCGCCAGGTTTGCGTAATCTTCATTATTGCCAAATCTTGGATCTATGCGAAAGTGATCAGTAATGGCATACCCATGATAAGATTCTGCAAATTGATTGTTTTCCTGAATGGGATTAAGCCAGAGGCAGGAGAAATTGTTTTTTTCAAAATATTCCAGATTGTTTTGAATTCCTTTTAAATCTCCACCATGACGAAAATACATTTTGGACCGGTCTACACCTTGTTGATTCATTCCTGGGATTTCGTCGTTAGAGGGGTCTCCATTTGCAAAACGATCAGGCATGATCAAATAAATCAGGTCAGAGGAATTGAGCGGCTCAAGATTTGATTTTTTAATTCTCTCTTTTAGCGTGTAAGGATATTTTTTAATCTGTTTTCCTTTGGTTAAAGTGATTTCAAATGTGATTCCTTTTTTTATTTTAGACAGGTCAAGATCGAATGACAGATAATTTTTATTTTCCAAAAAGTGTTTACGGGTTAATTTGATGGCAGAATTAGAGATGCTGATATCTGACAAACCAATATTCTTATCGTGAATCAAGAGTGTCAGCGATTTGTCCGGCATGTTGCACCACCAAAAGGGAGGGTCTATTCTTGGTTCAACTTTATCTTCAGGTTTGACGGTACGACGGTAATAGTCAGGGATGGTCACTCCATCCGGAATTCGTTGAGCCGGATCATTTTTTTGGGCATGAGCAATGTAGCCATTTGTAGAAAGAATTATACAGAATAAAATAATACCTATTCTAAATTGGATGTTTTGCATCAGAATATTGATTGAATTACGATAGCTAAAATTCACTTAATTTTCCTTTATTCGCAAACACAGTATGGCAGCAATGAACAACATGCATCCGCCCAAAATAACTGCATACATGGAATTATTTTGTAAAAAGTTCTTCATAATATATCCAAAAAATAAGGTGGCCATTATTTCAGGAATGACGATGAAAAAATTAAAAATCCCCATATATACGCCCACTTTGTTCTCAGGTAAATGTGGTGCAAAAATGGCATAAGGCATAGATAAAATACTTGTCCAGGCAATTCCCACGCCCAACATGCAAAAAATAAGTCCAAACTTATGATCTATAACAGATAATGAGATTAAACCAACTGCACCGGCAATCAAACAGATTGAATGCATATTTATCTTTCCAAATTTATCCGCAAGTCTACCAAGTACCAATGCAAATAACATAGTGACCAGTGAATAAAATGAAAACATCAATCCGGACCATTCAGCACCTTCTTTGTACAATTCAGAGGAAGGCGATGGTGCATGGAAAACATAAGTCGCCACTGCATCTCCAAAATAAAACCACATGAGAAACAATCCCAACCAGGTAAAAAACTGAACCAGTGCTATTTTATTCATCACCGAAGGCATGTTAAAAATATGATTCCAGATTTCTTTTATTCCATTGAGGGCACTTTGAATAAAACCTATTTCTCCTTTTGCAGACTCTTGCCTTAATTTTTCTCCATCTGGAGGGTATTCTTTTGTCGTGATGATCGTATACAGGACAGCACTTATGAAGGCAATTGCTCCAATGTAGAATGAGTATTTAACAGAAAGGGGAATTGCATTGTCTTCAACATCCTTCAGATCAAGAAACTTGCTCATGAGCCAGGGGAGGGCTGAGGCAATAACCGCTCCAACACCGATAAAGAAGCTTTGCGTGGTATACCCTCTGGTGTATTGTTTTTTTGGAAGGAGGTCTGCAACAAATGCGCGGAAAGGTTCCATGGACACATTGATGGAAGCATCCAGAATCCACAACAAACCTGCCGCCATCCAAAGTGTGCTGCAATTTGGCATGGCAATTAATGCAAGGGTTGATAAGATTGCCCCTACTAAAAAATAAGGTTTTCTTCTCCCAAGCGGAGTCCAGGTACGATCTGACCAATATCCAATGATGGGTTGTATCAATAAGCCTGTCATAGGCGCCGCGAGCCACAGTATGGGTAATTCATCCGGTTTGGCACCAAGATATCGGTAAATGGGGCTCATGTTGGCCATCTGCAGGCCCCAACCAAATTGAATACCCATAAAGCCGAAGCTCATGTTCCAGATTTGCCAAAAATTGAGTTCCGGTTTTTCCTTCATGACGATTTATTTTATTAGAATTATATATTCCCAGGGTTTCAATCTGATTTTTTTATCAGATGCAATTTTCATCTTTTTACCGGTCATTAGATCCTTATAGGAAGTCTTTGAGGGTATATTCTGAATGCTTACTTCTTGTTCTGTGGCAGAGAGATTGAAGATGCACAGTGCTTCTTCAAGATTGTTCTTTCTTGTATAGCTGAGTACATTACCTGGATTGGAGTTGTCCGACCAAATTACCGGCACGTCGGGCCAGAAAACAGGATGTGACTTACGGATACCGGCAAGCTTTTGATAAAAAGAAGCGTATTGATAATTTCTAAAATCAATGGTATCCTTTTCAAAAAACCGGAGTCTCCTTCTCAAAGGTTCTTCTTGTCCACTGTAAATCAATGGAATGCCATCAAAGGTAAATGTCAGAGCACTGAATAGTTGATGAGCAGACCCAAGTTTTTCAAATTCAGTTCCATTCCAACTATTCTCATCATGGTTGGAGGTAAAATACATGTGGCACCCTTTCTTGAATTTTTCCTGATCAAGCTGATGGTAAACTCTGAAATCCTTTGCGTTTTTAATGCCGGCGGCAATGTCCCAGCTCAATGACTTAAATGTCCAGGCATAGTCTGCATGAAAATAAGAAGCGTTTCTG is part of the Candidatus Vicinibacter affinis genome and encodes:
- a CDS encoding cyclomaltodextrinase N-terminal domain-containing protein, with amino-acid sequence MQNIQFRIGIILFCIILSTNGYIAHAQKNDPAQRIPDGVTIPDYYRRTVKPEDKVEPRIDPPFWWCNMPDKSLTLLIHDKNIGLSDISISNSAIKLTRKHFLENKNYLSFDLDLSKIKKGITFEITLTKGKQIKKYPYTLKERIKKSNLEPLNSSDLIYLIMPDRFANGDPSNDEIPGMNQQGVDRSKMYFRHGGDLKGIQNNLEYFEKNNFSCLWLNPIQENNQFAESYHGYAITDHFRIDPRFGNNEDYANLAKSAHEKKIKVIMDLVFNHCGTEHYFIKDLPNDNWLHQWDTFTRTNYQALPLVDPHASSVDKKLTLEGWFDKSMPDLNQDQIVLGKYLIQYSIWWCEYADLDGIRVDTWFYSDKTFMGKWLHAIQHYDPSIKIFQETWVNAPGVLAYFNSEEYLGKQKSPTQIKDFPLAFAIHEALTKPYSWDGGVAKLHATLAQDFNYYHPEHNLIFLDNHDLSRIYSILGEDLDKWKQAIALLFCLRGIPAIYYGTEILMKNYANPDGLVREDFPGGWKEDSINYFISSNLKNKNKEAFDYFNVLSSYRANHKDFYKNAQFTQFLCKDNLYISYLKHRNKILLCMINTDSVIRKKELVDIFSDKITNCFDIFNKVDMGNEIEVPPHGVRVIEINLNVN
- a CDS encoding DUF4961 domain-containing protein translates to MLKNKCLVLTVMPVFLLGFYLSAQVLQVSPIFPSAEDTVTIIYDASMGNAGLKDFNQQVYLHTGLITDKSQSPSDWKYVVGSWGTTDSRLIMTSLGKNLYSVKFHIRSFYNVPVNEKVLKLAFVFRNSTGSLSGREANGGDIFYNLADPEGKFQALWLNPTGRYKFLSPSENVTFSLACSKSADIKLYVNGILERDLTGKELVYDFATVADGNYKIVAKCSSGSELVELEYNLVVGEPQAIVQNPPPGIAPGLNYVDNHSVYLMLTAPLKKHVFVLGNWNNYSPVSSALMKKSESGDIFWILIDQLDSNFNYNYQYLIDGKLIIADPLSTKVLDPANDAKIPLIVYPDIPEYPINRASGYVTSFSIPKSKFQWTSSNFNPVPPDQMMVYELLIRDFAEERSFNSVLNKIPYLKNLGINALELMPVNEFEGNDSWGYNPSFHAALDKYYGTQEQLKKLIDVCHENGIAVVLDVVFNHAFSQCPLVQMYWDAASNRPAANSPYFNMVARHPFNVGYDFNHESKYTRAYVKQVLEHWLKEYHVDGFRFDLSKGFTQFNSGSDASLMSRYDASRIAILKDYGNLVKSQNPNAYVILEHFADNAEEKELSESGFLLWGNMNYNFNQASMGYGSNDLNSSLAVKRGWSKNHLISYMESHDEERLNFKNLQYGNGTGNYNIKQLNTAIDRQKLVHLFYLLMPGPKMIWQNGEVGYDYSINHCIDGTINTNCRLAPKPIRADYFAHPSRKSLYDFIAKVNAFKNQSGLIQNAVFESSLGEGLIKWMKFISTDLNAFVVGNFDIVTRNPEVQFPHTGRWYNVLDGTSLLINDPKYILSLVPGDHRLYVDQSGWNTVGTHESWDARDLIRIYPNPTSGNVHFESYEEFDRVDIYNLDGIQVLSEKFSPVKTIELNIEKQIAQGIYFCRIFSLGKMIATSKLTIY
- a CDS encoding MFS transporter, whose product is MKEKPELNFWQIWNMSFGFMGIQFGWGLQMANMSPIYRYLGAKPDELPILWLAAPMTGLLIQPIIGYWSDRTWTPLGRRKPYFLVGAILSTLALIAMPNCSTLWMAAGLLWILDASINVSMEPFRAFVADLLPKKQYTRGYTTQSFFIGVGAVIASALPWLMSKFLDLKDVEDNAIPLSVKYSFYIGAIAFISAVLYTIITTKEYPPDGEKLRQESAKGEIGFIQSALNGIKEIWNHIFNMPSVMNKIALVQFFTWLGLFLMWFYFGDAVATYVFHAPSPSSELYKEGAEWSGLMFSFYSLVTMLFALVLGRLADKFGKINMHSICLIAGAVGLISLSVIDHKFGLIFCMLGVGIAWTSILSMPYAIFAPHLPENKVGVYMGIFNFFIVIPEIMATLFFGYIMKNFLQNNSMYAVILGGCMLFIAAILCLRIKEN